In a single window of the Zea mays cultivar B73 chromosome 5, Zm-B73-REFERENCE-NAM-5.0, whole genome shotgun sequence genome:
- the LOC109939734 gene encoding uncharacterized protein yields MDVNHITEMEDGLNDDEMEYPFEGDANASNNDQIVEDHADDAPIASGENAIVQQQVGLRKKKYMYVNDHRVVKQRKLVPTVTVPAMNKDKGQMPMSISKMKTKKPIGTPTSSKLMASAFKVTSSKNELMVLMQKSAEVVQPAIASATASANASASSSVRASASIPASVSIPASAQASVGDDEKQVDGQIGKRLTSWVWQHFTRVNNS; encoded by the exons ATGGATGTAAATCACATCACTGAGATGGAGGATGGTTTAAATGATGATGAAATGGAATATCCATTTGAGGGTGATGCTAATGCCAGTAACAATGATCAGATAGTAGAGGACCATGCTGATGATGCCCCTATTGCTAGTGGTGAGAATGCCATCGTCCAACAGCAAGTTGGTCTGAGAAAGAAGAAGTACATGTATGTGAATGACCATCGTGTTGTGAAACAACGGAAACTAGTACCAACAGTGACAGTTCCCGCTATGAACAAGGATAAAGGTCAAATGCCAATGAGTATCTCCAAGATGAAAACCAAGAAGCCAATCGGTACCCCTACTAGCAGCAAGCTAATGGCATCTGCATTCAAGGTCACATCAAGCAAGAATGAACTTATGGTTTTAATGCAAAAATCAGCTGAAG TTGTGCAACCTGCAATTGCAAGTGCTACCGCTAGTGCAAACGCAAGTGCAAGTTCAAGTGTAAGGGCAAGTGCAAGCATACCAGCAAGTGTGAGCATACCAGCAAGTGCCCAAGCAAGTGTCGGCGACGATGAAAAACAAGTAGATGGCCAAATTGGGAAAAGACTCACTTCATGGGTCTGGCAACATTTCACAAG GGTCAACAACAGCTAA